Genomic window (Phragmites australis chromosome 21, lpPhrAust1.1, whole genome shotgun sequence):
caaaagagaaaaaaatgcatagaagtttgagaatgacttatatttagagaatagttgaggaggctaaaacgacctacatttacaatcagagggagtacgTACTacgcaatcagagggagtacgTACTACGCTGGGGTCAAATGAACCTAAACAAATCATTCGAGGGGGCGAGTTAATTTGAGGTGACAGTCCTATGCCTACTACTGTATATACACATGCAATTATGCATGCAATTGAACACCACACACGCCACCTCGAATGATTTGTTTAGGTTCTCTCAAACCTGAAGTGAGGCTGACGAGGTCAAGGGGATGCGTGGTGAGAGAGAGGTGGAGAGATAAGTGGGTTTGAGAGAGAGAGCCAGAAGCAtgtgagagagaggggatgAGATAGAGTTGGATGCGAGCCAGATGCAAGCCTAAACAGATCTAGTAAAAATTTTGGTTCGGTCCCCCTTCAATACCGGTTCCGAATAAAAGCTCGGCACTGATATTATTAGTCtcggtttttttttatataagccAACACTAATAATACTTATCGGTACTGATTTTTACCCGAATGGATGAGTTTTTATCTGATTGTGTTGTAAACCGGTACTGGTAcactatcaatgtcggtttgtTCTAATCGGCACTGATGAGCCAACATGAAGGACcctttttgcagtagtgtgTAGAGAAAGacacatatatatgcatacaggCTTAATTGGTCAATTGAAAGCAATTAATGGTTTGAATAGTACAGTGATAAGGTTTGAATGGATCCCTCTTTCAGGCATCTAAACAACTTGATTAAGTTGGATTGGATCAATCGCCCCCGCATGCAAATATAGAGAAAACTGTGAACTTAGCTCTCGATGATTACACAACAAGTTGacacttaattttttttctggCCAATGCTGAAGAGGGTCTTTATGACCCAAACAACCATAACCGCCGAACGACTTCTTCTTGTCTACTTGGACTTAATTAGTTAGTTGGCTACCTTTTAGTAagtattaatatatataaaacttGAACTATTTTACAGTCTAAGTAGATCCTTATTCCAATAATATATGTAAATAATAAAGTGTATCTAAGTATGCGTgaataaaatttgaatgaactgtggtatatatatatgtaaatgagATGTGGTCAATAAATTATATATGCTTATATATTAATGTGCCCCAGATTGCCAATTGCCTATTGCTGATTTAAAACTAGGAGTGATGCTGGTTATGAATCAAGAATAATGACCATATTTGTGGTAGTGCTAGAACTTCTGTGCAACGGGCACAAAGTTACTAACTTGTACGTGCACGGTGCAACGTTAGCATCTGCAGTTTTGACCGCGCGTCTCGTGCGGGGTAGGTGCACGCGGGTCCTTTTCCCGCCAGCACCGATTCTACCGCCCCGCCTTCATTAGACCAGCACGGAACCTCTATATAAGCGCACACGCACGCATGCTAAGCATAAGCATACAGACACGATAATCGATCAGGAAGCTAATCAGTGACACAACTCACTTCaccctcatcctcatcatcagtTGCTAGCAAACCAAGCTAACAAGCCATAGCTGTGCCTGCGACGATGGGGGTCCCTGTGCAGATGAGGCGCCGGGCGGTGTTGAGGGCCCCGCCAGCGTCCACCCGCGGCGGCGGGAGGACGTCCCCGCTCACCACCTTCGACCGCGCCTCCACGGACGGCTACATCCCGGTCGTCTTCGCCTGGAACGCGCCGGCGCCGGATAACGGCGCGATCGTggacggcctcctcgccgccgtcgcgaGGTACCCGCACCTCACGGGGCTGATGGGCGTCGACGACCGTGGCAGGAAGTGCTTCCTCCTCAACGACGCCGGGGTGCTCGTTGTCGAGGCCGAAGCCGACGCGGACCTCGCCGAAGCGCTGGCGCCCGACGTGGCCGCGCACACCAACGATCTGTACCCCAAGGCTGACAAGGTAAATATATCTATACAGTTCGAGGATTGGTTCTGTTCTGTTACACGTCCATGTTATAAGCAACATGTCTACACGTAGAAAAAAGTTTAGTTTCACGAAACTTGTTGGCACTGGCGACTAATACAAAGGTTTGGTGCACCCGTACATGCGTAGCATCTCTCGAAGCATAACGTGTCTGCTAGTGTTAATTGCATTAATGTTTCGGGATGTTTTTTCGATTTCTAAGGCACATGAATTTGACTTGCATGCACTTGCCGTGGTGTAGGAACGTGCCGACGAGCCGCTCCTCCAGGTGCAGCTCACGCGGTACCGGTGCGGCGGGCTGGTGATCGGCACCGTGTGCCAGCACCTGGTCGCCGACGGGCAGTCCATGAGCTTCTTCTACACCGCATGGGCCACCGCCGTGCGCACCAGCTCAGCGACCCTCCCTTCGCCTGTCACCGACCGTGCGGCCATCGCCGTCCCCCGCAGCCCACCAGTGCTGAAGTTCGATCACCGGAACATCGAGTTCAATGGAGAGCACAGCCCAAGCCGCTCCTATGCTGTGCTCCCGATGGACAGGATCAAGAATTTTGCGGTGCACTACCCGGAGGAGTTCATCACCGACCTCAAGGCCCGCGTCGGCGGGAGGTGCAGTACGTTTCAGTGCCTCCTCGCGCACGCGTGGAAGAAGATCACGGCAGCGCGGGACCTGGCGCCGGAGGAGCTGACGCATGTCAGAGTCGCCGTGAACTGCAGGAGCCGGGCCAACCCTCCAGTGCCCTTGGAGTTCTTTGGCAACATGGTGCTGTGGGCGTTCCCGCGGATGCGCGCCCGGGACCTGCTGTCATCGAGCTACGCCGCGGTGGTCGGCGCCATCCGTGACGCCGTGGCGCGCATCGACGCCGATTACATTCAGTCATTCATCGACTTAGGGGAGCTGGCGGAACGCGCCGGAGAGGAGCTGGAGTCAACGGCGGCGACGCCGGGCACGGCATTCTGCCCGGACCTGGAGGTGGACAGCTGGCTGGGGTTCAGGTTTCACGACCTCGACTTCGGCGGCGGGCCGCCGTGCGCGTTCCTGCCACCGGACCTGCCCATAGAAGGGATCATGATCTTCGTGCCGTCGTGCTCCGCCAAGGGCGGCGTCGACCTTTTCATGGCGCTCGACGATGAGCACGTCGAGGCCTTCAAGCAGATCTGCTACAACATGGACTGATCGATCACGCCTAAGTATATATGTACGTACAACTGTACGTATGTGATGTGTATTGTATGTATGCTGTATTTTTATCAACAACAATGTTAGCAATACTGCATGGATTATTCTACGAATCAACGGATGTCGCGCGCCGTACGCGATTGGAATATGTACATTTTATCATATACATATTGCTATTCTACAAAGTTACTAAATGTTTGTCATGTGATATGTGTGGCTGTCAGACTTTTAAAAATTTGACCTCTAATATATATAAGAGTACAACATGAccaaatgaaaataattttattggaTTTCTCTTGTAGTATGCTTGGTATATATTTCTTATGATTTGCTTTTATATTTCTGTAAAATTGATAGATGGAGAAAGTACTGCATTATATCAGATCATGGAGAGCCAAGAATAGCCTGCATACATTTAGTACTATTTACTGATGATATATACAGACGCGTGTCTTCAATACAACTAAAGTCCGGTTTGCAACTTTTGGTAGATTACAGTCCTGTTTAGGGGAGCTGGAGCTTATGgattttttctgaaaagctgcttttctgaaaagctatttaTGGCTTCTGAGATAAGCGGTTTGGCTTATGGgtttaatttttagcttctcagcataccagcttttcagaaaaaccaccCTCAGCcagcttttcagcttttagttcatttcaccaGAAAACcagcttttgcttctcagaaaagctcctCAGCATTCAGCTTGTTTGggggagcttctcagcttctcagcttttctgagaagcagaagctgCCAGAAGCTCCCCAAACAGAGCCTACATTgcaaatccaaaaaaaatagtttaaattaaATCTCACTAGAGCTAAGTACCAAAAGTTCCTGAAGTAAACCTCCTCATCCAAACATGAGTAAATATGTATACTATTTGTCTGTAATTGTAAATGCGATATTAACCAACGCTTGTCATGTTACTTCATGATCACGAGCTTTCaatgaagaaattttgaggaaaagCGATTGGGGTATTGAGCCGCAAAGCGAAACTGAACTTGTattatttgatttttgctttGAAGGAAATTCATTCGCAGGGCACAAAAGGTTAATTTCTATTCATAGTTCTCGGTCACGTATCCTCTTTTGGATAAGAAAAAAGGGCATGGGCGGTGTCGATGTGACTTGGTTTGCGCGACGAAATGTTCCAATCGAATCCGGGTGGGGGTTGGTGACGGGATACGTGCTGCCGCATGGCAGTATGTCAATGGACTGAGTCTTTCACGCTCGCAGGGCGTTGGAAGAAGGCGCCACACCCGGGAGACTTTCGGCAGGCGAGAGATGTAGCTACACGAGTCCATAGTTGGACGTTGACATGTGTGTGCGTACGTGTTGCTGGTAGGAGTGTGATATTAGGTCCCCGGCCAGTTGGAGCTTTCTTCTAAATTCTATTGGACATGGACGGCGAAGGGAACCATAAGGGCTCGTTTGGATACCCTAACCCGCCGGGATTCTTGCCCGTCCCTTGGTGGGTTTGCTCCACCAACCTAACCCATGTGGCCGTTTGGATATGTACCTGTCACAGTCCGACCGGCG
Coding sequences:
- the LOC133903683 gene encoding tryptamine hydroxycinnamoyltransferase 2-like, yielding MGVPVQMRRRAVLRAPPASTRGGGRTSPLTTFDRASTDGYIPVVFAWNAPAPDNGAIVDGLLAAVARYPHLTGLMGVDDRGRKCFLLNDAGVLVVEAEADADLAEALAPDVAAHTNDLYPKADKERADEPLLQVQLTRYRCGGLVIGTVCQHLVADGQSMSFFYTAWATAVRTSSATLPSPVTDRAAIAVPRSPPVLKFDHRNIEFNGEHSPSRSYAVLPMDRIKNFAVHYPEEFITDLKARVGGRCSTFQCLLAHAWKKITAARDLAPEELTHVRVAVNCRSRANPPVPLEFFGNMVLWAFPRMRARDLLSSSYAAVVGAIRDAVARIDADYIQSFIDLGELAERAGEELESTAATPGTAFCPDLEVDSWLGFRFHDLDFGGGPPCAFLPPDLPIEGIMIFVPSCSAKGGVDLFMALDDEHVEAFKQICYNMD